Genomic DNA from Cupriavidus pauculus:
TGCGTGGCACCGTGCCGCTCGCGCTGCATCGCGGCGACGTGCTGATCTTCGACAGCCGGCTGTTCCATAGCGCCGGACGCAACGAGTCGGATGCGGTCAAACTGTCGATAGCGTTTGCTTACTTCGGCGCAAGCAACCGCCCGGTGGCCGGCTCGCGTTCGGCGGAGTTCGGCAGCGTGGAGCTGCCCCCGGCCGCTTACTGAGGCCCGCGACGGGGTCAGGTCCGCAGCTGGACCAGCTCCGAGATCTTTTCCGAGGCCTCGAGCAGCGGTGGCAGGAAGCGCTCGACCATTTCCTGCGCGCTCGTCCGGTTGGCCTGCCCGCTGATATTGATGGCGGCGATGACCTGGCCCGACCGGTTGCGGATCGGCGCGGCCACGGATACCAGTCCTTCCTCGAGTTCCTGATCGTTCTGCGCCCAGCCGAGCGCGCGAATGCCCGCGATCAGCGTCTTCAGGGCGTCGATATCGGTGACCGTGCGACGCGTGCGCTGGCGCAGGTCCGACGCGCGCAGTACCCGGTCGAGTTCCGCTTCGTCGAGGCCCGCGAGCAGGACGCGGCCCATCGACGAGCAGTAGGCGGGCAGCCGGCTGCCGATCGACAGGTTGATCGTCATGATCTTGCGCGCGGGTACACGCAGGACGTAGACGACCTCGGTACCGTCGAGCACGGAGATGGAGCAGCTTTCGTGGACCGACTGGGACAGCGCCTCCATGATGGGCTCGGCCAGATTCCAGAACGGCATGGAGGTCAGGTAGGCAAAGCCCAGGTCCAGGATCTTGGGCGTCAGGCGGAACAGTCTGCCGTCCGCCTGCACATAGCCGAGTCCGGCCAGCGTCAGCAGGATGCGGCGGGCGCCCGCGCGCGTCAGGCCGCTGGCCTGGGCAATTTCGGTCAGCGTCTGCGCGGGATGCTGGGCGTTGAAGGCGCGAATGACGGATAGCCCACGCGCAAACGATTGCACGTAGCTGTCGCTGGGTTTCTCGGTGGCGGCGCCCTGCGGCGCGCCCGGTTCGTGGTCGGCTTGGCTCGCCATCGATCGGAAAGTCGGGTCAGAAGGTGGATTCGCAAGCGAACCGCCGCGCCGGCATGGCACGGAAAGGCCGAAATCGTAGTGGAAATATGCGCGACTCGCCAGTCTCGGCTGTCCGCATCGTCCCGCATTGTGCCCCCGGCGCTTGCGCGCGTATCGCTCTCCCTCATAATGTGCGTTTGCACAACGTTGGTAGCACCCGGTGAACGAAACAATCCAGTGGAATGATTGGGAGGCGTTCTGCTGCGTGGTCGAGCAAGGCACCTTTACCGCGGCCGCCGCGCAACTGGACTGCCCGAAGTCCCGCGTCTCGGCGGCGGTGGCACGGCTGGAAACGGCAATCGGCGCCAAGCTGCTCGAGCGCACGACGCGCCGCATGCGGCTGACCGACGCGGGCGGCGCCGTCTATCGCGACGTGGCGCCCTTGTTCGCGCGATTACGCGAGATCCGTCAGGAAACGCTCGCACGCGAGGAGCGCGTGCAGGGCATGCTCCGCATCGCCACGCCTTACGAGTTCGGGGCTCAGCAGCTGGGCGGCGTTATCTGCCGCACGCTGGCCGCCCATCCGGCACTCGATATCACGGTGGAAATTTCCCAGGGGCTGGTCGATCCGATCCGCGAGGGGTTCGATATTGCCTTCGTCACCGTGGAGTCGGACCTGCCCGACTCGGGCACGATCGCCCGCCGCATCTGGCACGTGGAGCGCGGCCTCGTGGCGGCGCCGTCGCTGGCGGCAAGCCTGCCCGCGCAGATGCAGCCCGAAGACCTCTCCAATATGCCGACGCTGGCCACGCCGGGCGCGACCTTCTGGGAGTTCACGCGCGATGGCGAGCGGGTCTCCGTGCCGATTCGCCCGCGCATGCAGACTTACAACGCCGAACTGCGGCTGCAGGCCGCGCTGTCCGGCCTAGGCATCGCGCGCGTGCCGATGACTTACGCGGAGACCGAGATTTCGCAGGGACGACTCGTTCGGGTGATGCCCGATGTGCCGTTACCGCCACTACGAGTATTCGCACTACTGCCCGACCGCCGGCTCCAGCCGCGCAAGGTGCGCGCATTCATGGAAGCGATCGAATCGATGATGGGGGAAGAAGAGGACGGTGCCGCGGTGAATCCGGGACTGACCTGGTAGGGGGACGGAGGATGCGGGGGAGGGGATGCTGGGGGGAGGCGGGCTGCCGAGCCGTGCTGCACTCGCTGTCCGCCTCTCACCGTGGCCCGCTCCGGGCAGGGAGCGGTCAAGCAGGCCTCGGACGCTGTCGCGTCCTCGGCGTGGCGCGGTCAGGCGCCTTCGGAAAACGCGTCGCGACGTTCCGTGACGGTGCGGGCACCGTCGCTGTACGGGCTGCGCGGCTCGCTGACCGAACGTGCGCCATCGGTGAAGGTGCTGCGGGGTTCGTTGACGCCACGCGCGCCGTCGGTGTACGGATCGCGGGTGCCAACGTGGCCGATGCTGCCGTCGAGACGGGCGAGATCGGTCAGGGGTTGGGCGGCGTTGGCAGCGGCGCCCATGGTGAGGCCTAGAGTAACGAGCACAGCCGCGGCCGTGCCCTGGAGCTTGGAGAGAGTCTTCATTGTCGTGCTGGTCCTACTGTATTTTTGTGGAAGCATCGTGGTTGGGTGCCACGGTGGCTGTAATGTAGGCGCCAGCACGCGCGGGAAAAAGGGGTAATCCTCGACAGTCTGTCCAGCTCCCTGAACAATCAGTAAAAACCCTAAAAGTCTTTAATGTATGTGCTTTTTAGGGCGCTTTAACGGCTTCCCGGGAGCTGCCTCAGACACTTCCCAAACTCAGGCGCGCGAGGACCATCAGCAGGATCTGCGCGATCACGAACAGGATCAGCGGCGAGATATCGAATCCGCCCAGACGCGGCACCACGCGGCGCAGCGGACGCAGCAGCGGCTCGGTCAGGTGGTAGATGGCCGGCGCCACCGGCGACTGCGGGTTCACCCACGACAGGATCGCCATCAGCAGCGTGACCCACATGATGAGGCTGATGCCCCACTTGAGCACGTGCAGGACGGCAATGGCGAGGATCACGGGCAGGAAGCCCAGCGGATCGCCCTCGTACACGAGCGTGCGGCAGACCAGATAGACCACGGCGGTAAGCCAGGCCGCGATCAGCGTGGCCCAGTCGATGCCGCCGAAGCCGGGGATGATCCGGCGCAGCGGCCGAACGAGCCAGTCCGTGATCTGGAACACACCCTGCGAGACAGGATTGCGCGAAGGCAGGCGGGTCAGCTGCATCCACAGGCGCAGCAGCAGCGCCATGCCGAACAGCGTGAAGACGATATCGAGCAGGAACGTGACGATTTCCGTGAACATTCGGCGGATTTCCGGTGGGTAGTGAAGGTGTCTACGACCGCACAGATTCTGCCACACCTCGCTATGCGCGCGACCGCACCGGACGTAGCAAATGCGCCCCCTATAATGGGCGACCTCTACAACGCCACGCCGTCTGGTGGCGCACATCCGCCGACACATGACACGCAAGACCGCCGCACCGCTCACCAAGCAGGAATTCGAGGCATTGTCTGACTTCCGCTATCAGCTGCGGCGCTTTCTGCGCTTTTCGGAAGATGCCGCGCGGGGCGAGGGGATGACGGTACAGCAATATCTGCTGATGCTCCATATCCGCGGCTTTCCGGATCGGAACTGGGCCTCGGTGGGCGAACTGGCCGAGCGGCTGCAGACGCAGCAGCACGGCGTGGTCGCGCTGGTCAATCGCTGCGAGGCCGCGGGCCTGGTCACGCGGAAGGTGAATGCCGACGATCGGCGCATCGTCGAGGTGCATCTGCTGCCCAAGGGCGAACGCAGTCTGAATCGTCTTGCCATGCGTCACCGCGCCGAGCTCGAATCGCTGCGTAACACGTTCCGGGTGGCGCGGATTACCGCATTCAACGACGAGGGCGAGGAGGGGGACGCCTGACGGCATCGCGCTCCTCGCCCTCGTGCGCCCGATCGGAAGGCTCCTAGCTCAGGTGCTGGGACAGGAAGGCCAATGCGCGCCCGTGGGCCAGTGCGGCCGAGGGTTGGTGATAGGACCCGCGCGCCCAGCAGTTGAAGCCGTGATCGGCCTTTTCGTAGACGAACACTTCCGTGTCCGGCTTGCCTTCGACGGCGGCGCGGATGTCGGCGACCTGGTCGAGCGTGATATGCGCGTCCAGTGCGCCGAAGTGGAACTGGGCCGGCACGCTCAGCTTGGGCGCTTCCGCGAGGTTCGCGTGGATGCCGCCACCGTAGTAGGGCACCGCGGCATCGACGAGACCGCGCGCGGCCGACAGATACGACAGCAGGCCGCCGAAGCAGTAGCCCACCGCCGCGACCTTGCCGCTGCCACCTAGTTCGGCGCGCAACGCGCGCACCGTGGCCGCGATGTCCGACACGGCCGCGTCGACGTCGGTGGCCTTGCGCAGCGCGAATGCCTGTTCCATGTCGGCGCCGGCATAGCCGAGCTCGATGCGCGGGGCCTGGCGCCAGAAAATGTCCGGTGCGAGGACGACGTATCCATCGGACGCGTACTGGTCCGCAACCGAGCGGATATGTTCGTTGACGCCAAAGATTTCCTGGATCAGCACGATGCCTGGGCCATTGGCCTGCTTGCCCGCGGGGGGCAGGCTCAGATAGGCGTCGAAGCCGCCATCGTTCGTTTCCACTCGAATCCAGCGGCTATTGGGCGTGGTTGCCATGTGTCAGTACTCCGGGGTTTGAACAGGACTGCAGGGACGAGTGCGCAAGTGTGCCACGTCATGTCGCATGCATGTTTGGACGTATTCCGAGAGGCAAGACGCGACGTCTATGAGATTGTGACGACCCGTTACATTCATCGATGTCTTGCTCATGCCGCTCATGTTGAATCGTCAGTGCATCTCGCCGTTTGCCACGCTGCTCGGCGCAGCTTGTGTATTGCCCGGTTTTTCCACGCAGGCCCACGCACAGCAGTCGGGCCAGCCGCAGGTGTCCCCCGGTAACGGCTCCGCGTCGCGGCTGCTGCGGCGCGACCAGCTGATCGAGAATCAGCAACAGGAACGTCTGCAGGAAGATCAGGAGCGCGCGCTTCGCGCATTGCCGGAACCGGAAGGGGCCGACCTCGACGCGATGTCCGGGCAGACCGAAGCCAGTCGGCCCGACGATGCGGGGACATGCCGCGAGGTCACGCGCATTGCGCTCACCGGCGATGTGGAGCGGGTGGACGCAGAGGCGCTGACGCGGATGCGGCAGACGTACGAGAACCGATGCCTGAGCGCTGCGGATCTGAATGCGATGATCGTGGAGCTGACGCGGTCTTTCATCCTGCGCGGCGAGGTGACCACGCGTGCGTATCTGCCGGAGCAGATCGCCGACGACGGCACGCTCGAGATCAACGTGATCCCGGGCGTCATCGAACGGTACGACGTGGACAGCGACCGCGCGAATGCGGTCTGGCCGCCGGGCGTGTTTGCGGCGCGGCCGGGCGAATTGCTCAACCTGCGCGACGTGGAGCAGGCCGTCGAGCAGATGAACCGGCTGTCTTCGAACGATGCGCGCGTGGGGCTGTACCCGGGTAGCGAGCCCGGGCAGACCATCGTGAAGGTGACCAACCGCGGCACGCGGCCCGTGCACCTGTACACGTCGTTCGACAATATGGGTACCAAGGCGACGGGCCGCAACACGTTGTCGGCGACGATCACGGCGGACAGTCCCTTCGGCTTCAACGAGCTGTTCGCGCTGACGCGCCGGCAGTCGGTGTTTCCGCTCGAAGGCAGCCATCGGTCGGAAGCCACGGCGTTCCAGATGCAGGTGCCATACGGCTATCACACGGCATCGATGCAATGGAGCCGCAGCAATTACCTGAACACGGTGACGTTACCGCGCAGCGGACGCAGGATTCAGGTCGAGGGCCGTACCGATGTGTTCGGCGTGAGCGACGACTGGATTGTCTACCGCGACGCGATGTCGCGGGTCTCGGTATCGGGGCGGCTGGCGCTGCAATCGGGCCAGACGTGGATCGCGGGGCTGCCGATCGGCGTCAGCGACCGGGATTTCACGTTTGCCGATCTCGGCGTCGGCGTGACGACGCGGCGGTTCGGCGGCATCTCCACGGCGCGTGTGGGCGCCGTACGCGGATTGGCGATGATCGGTGCGTATCACGATCCCGCGGGACTGCCGGACGATGCGCCCCATGCGCAGTTCCAGAAATTCACGCTGTCGATGACCCATGCGCGACGGCTGCAGCTGGGCAGGCAGGCGCTGGTGCTGTCCGCGCAGTTCAGCGGACAGTATTCGCTGAACACGCTCTACGGGTCGCAGCAACTGCTGATCGGCGGTCCCGGTACCGTGCGAGGTTTCATGGACCATTCGCTTGGCGGGGATCACGGCTACTACGTGCGGACCGAGGCAAGCGTGCCGTGGCAGGTCCTGCAAGGAACGCATAACGTGCGGGGACGCGTCTATGCGGGGCTGGACTGGGGCAACGTGATCAACCGCAATCCCGCCGCGCGCTCGGGCGCGCTGACGGGCGTGGCCATTGGCGTGGGCGCGACGTGGGAGCGTACTCGGTATCGATGCGTCGCTGTCGCGCGCGCTGCGGGCGCCGTCGTCGAGGATGCGTGAAGGGACGCTGCTTGGCGTCCGGGTCAGCTGCTCGATCTGAGGCCGGCAAAAAAAATGCCGGAACCCGACGGGGACGGGTTTCCGGCATCGGACCGCCCAGGGCGGTCGCAGTACTGCTGATCGTTGCTAGCGGGTGAAGCTTGTCGGTGAAGCTCGTTAACAGCGCAATGTCGTTACCAGCGCAATGTCGTTACCAACGCAATTGCACGTTCCTGGCGCCCGGGCTCAGCGTGGTTCGCTTGGAGGCGCCTTCATAGGTCGCCACGACCTGATACGACGCGCGCGGTCCCTTGATCAGGCAACGCGGGCCGTCCGAGGTGAACTCGGCGACCTGCTTGCCGTTGCGCAGCAGCTTGACGTTGACATCGGCCAGGTACTCGCCATTGCTGCCCTTGGTGAAGAGCAGCCCCATGTCGTAGTGACTGGCTTCCGAACGCAACTGTTGCTGTTCGTCCTGTGCGACACCGCCGCACACATAGGTAAACGGCCCCGATGTGGCCGTCGTGAGATCGGCTTGCGCCGCGACAGGGAGCGTGAGTGCGCTAGCGGCCGCCGCAGCCAGCGCCACGCGCTTGAAAACGGTTTTCATCTGCAATGTCCTCTCGCGGTGTACGCACCGTAGTACGCCGGGCCGCTGATGATCATGGCTCTAGTAGATAACGGCGGGCACAGCTCGTATGTCGGTGTTTCGCTGAATTTTTCGAGGGCGCACGGCGTTGGCGTCGTGCGTTTTCGCACGATCCGTGTCGGGTCGGCAAGACCTGACGCCGGGATTCGCTTCCCGGCGGGCATGGGCCCTCGGCCGAGGGTGCGGCGGGGAGGGGACGTCAGTATTCGGACGACTGGCGGAAGCGCGTGTTCCAGTTGTCCGTGTAGGCGCGCACGATCGCCGCGTCGCCGCGGATGAGCATGCCGTTCTCGGCGTTGCGCTGCTGCGCGGCCTTCGTGAAATTGAAGGAGCCCGTGAATACGGCCTGGTCGTCGAACACCATGACCTTGTTGTGGGCGATGGCGGGCTTGGTGTCCACCACGACGGGAATGCCCGCGTGCTTGAGGAACGTGGCGCTCGTGTAGCGCTCGGAGGTCTGGCTCTTGTCCACGATCACGCGCACATCGACGCCGCGGCGGTGCGCGTCGGCGACGGCTTCGGCGATGGCCGCGTTGGTGAACGAGTACGCCTGGATCAGCAGCTTGCGGCGCGTCTTGCCGATGGCATCGACGATCATGTCCTGGCAGCTTGGGCCGTCCGGGACGAAGCACAGCGTGTAGCTGCTGCCCGTGGCGAACGGCGCGGGGCGCGCGGCGGGCGTGCCGAGGGCATCGGCCAGGCTCTCGAGCGACGAGGCGAGTCGGGCCTGGGCGGCGGTGGCGCAGGCCAGCAGTGCGACGGTGACGAGGAGGCGGGAACGCAGGCGGGGCTTGAGGGAGCGGAGGGATCTGAGGGAGCTGAGGGTTGCGGGCACGGCGATTGAGTCGATTGGCAGGATGTTCGAAAACCGGCCCGCAGGGTAGCAGGCCGTGTCTGCCGGGGCAATATCGATCACACCTGCTTACGTGTTGCCTATGATGGAGAGACATCCAACCAGATAGGAGTTCTCATGTCGAACCACACGTACAAGCTCGTCGAGATCGTCGGAACGGCGCCCGATGGCACGGACGCGGCGATTCGCAGTGCCCTGGCGAAGGCCAATGAGACGATCAAGCATATCGACTGGTTCGAGGTCATCGAGACGCGCGGGCATGTAGTCAATGGCGCGGTGGCGCACTTTCAGGTGACCCTGAAGATTGGGTTCCGTGTGAATTGATTGGCCTGGGGAGAGGCGGGCCATCCCGGCCGCTCTCCCTCAATCAAACTGATACGACCACAGCAAATTGATCCGCGGTGACCGGTGGCTCGCGTTGACCGGTTTGTCGCCGACCGGCTGAGCCAGCGAGATATCCATCGAGTAGAAGCGGCGGTCAGAGAAGCGCAGGCCGAGGGCGACCGAGGCGAGGCTGCGGTGGGACAGCGAGAAGCTGTTGGAGAACACGCGCGCCATGTCGTACGCGATGAACGGCTGCAGCGTCTTCAGGTACACGAAGTCCACCGCGAACATGCGGTTGATTTCCGCGGAGGCACCGAA
This window encodes:
- a CDS encoding IclR family transcriptional regulator, with protein sequence MASQADHEPGAPQGAATEKPSDSYVQSFARGLSVIRAFNAQHPAQTLTEIAQASGLTRAGARRILLTLAGLGYVQADGRLFRLTPKILDLGFAYLTSMPFWNLAEPIMEALSQSVHESCSISVLDGTEVVYVLRVPARKIMTINLSIGSRLPAYCSSMGRVLLAGLDEAELDRVLRASDLRQRTRRTVTDIDALKTLIAGIRALGWAQNDQELEEGLVSVAAPIRNRSGQVIAAINISGQANRTSAQEMVERFLPPLLEASEKISELVQLRT
- a CDS encoding LysR family transcriptional regulator, which codes for MNETIQWNDWEAFCCVVEQGTFTAAAAQLDCPKSRVSAAVARLETAIGAKLLERTTRRMRLTDAGGAVYRDVAPLFARLREIRQETLAREERVQGMLRIATPYEFGAQQLGGVICRTLAAHPALDITVEISQGLVDPIREGFDIAFVTVESDLPDSGTIARRIWHVERGLVAAPSLAASLPAQMQPEDLSNMPTLATPGATFWEFTRDGERVSVPIRPRMQTYNAELRLQAALSGLGIARVPMTYAETEISQGRLVRVMPDVPLPPLRVFALLPDRRLQPRKVRAFMEAIESMMGEEEDGAAVNPGLTW
- a CDS encoding YggT family protein, which encodes MFTEIVTFLLDIVFTLFGMALLLRLWMQLTRLPSRNPVSQGVFQITDWLVRPLRRIIPGFGGIDWATLIAAWLTAVVYLVCRTLVYEGDPLGFLPVILAIAVLHVLKWGISLIMWVTLLMAILSWVNPQSPVAPAIYHLTEPLLRPLRRVVPRLGGFDISPLILFVIAQILLMVLARLSLGSV
- a CDS encoding MarR family winged helix-turn-helix transcriptional regulator is translated as MTRKTAAPLTKQEFEALSDFRYQLRRFLRFSEDAARGEGMTVQQYLLMLHIRGFPDRNWASVGELAERLQTQQHGVVALVNRCEAAGLVTRKVNADDRRIVEVHLLPKGERSLNRLAMRHRAELESLRNTFRVARITAFNDEGEEGDA
- a CDS encoding dienelactone hydrolase family protein is translated as MATTPNSRWIRVETNDGGFDAYLSLPPAGKQANGPGIVLIQEIFGVNEHIRSVADQYASDGYVVLAPDIFWRQAPRIELGYAGADMEQAFALRKATDVDAAVSDIAATVRALRAELGGSGKVAAVGYCFGGLLSYLSAARGLVDAAVPYYGGGIHANLAEAPKLSVPAQFHFGALDAHITLDQVADIRAAVEGKPDTEVFVYEKADHGFNCWARGSYHQPSAALAHGRALAFLSQHLS
- a CDS encoding ShlB/FhaC/HecB family hemolysin secretion/activation protein — its product is MPLMLNRQCISPFATLLGAACVLPGFSTQAHAQQSGQPQVSPGNGSASRLLRRDQLIENQQQERLQEDQERALRALPEPEGADLDAMSGQTEASRPDDAGTCREVTRIALTGDVERVDAEALTRMRQTYENRCLSAADLNAMIVELTRSFILRGEVTTRAYLPEQIADDGTLEINVIPGVIERYDVDSDRANAVWPPGVFAARPGELLNLRDVEQAVEQMNRLSSNDARVGLYPGSEPGQTIVKVTNRGTRPVHLYTSFDNMGTKATGRNTLSATITADSPFGFNELFALTRRQSVFPLEGSHRSEATAFQMQVPYGYHTASMQWSRSNYLNTVTLPRSGRRIQVEGRTDVFGVSDDWIVYRDAMSRVSVSGRLALQSGQTWIAGLPIGVSDRDFTFADLGVGVTTRRFGGISTARVGAVRGLAMIGAYHDPAGLPDDAPHAQFQKFTLSMTHARRLQLGRQALVLSAQFSGQYSLNTLYGSQQLLIGGPGTVRGFMDHSLGGDHGYYVRTEASVPWQVLQGTHNVRGRVYAGLDWGNVINRNPAARSGALTGVAIGVGATWERTRYRCVAVARAAGAVVEDA
- a CDS encoding phospholipase D family protein, which translates into the protein MPATLSSLRSLRSLKPRLRSRLLVTVALLACATAAQARLASSLESLADALGTPAARPAPFATGSSYTLCFVPDGPSCQDMIVDAIGKTRRKLLIQAYSFTNAAIAEAVADAHRRGVDVRVIVDKSQTSERYTSATFLKHAGIPVVVDTKPAIAHNKVMVFDDQAVFTGSFNFTKAAQQRNAENGMLIRGDAAIVRAYTDNWNTRFRQSSEY
- a CDS encoding dodecin — protein: MSNHTYKLVEIVGTAPDGTDAAIRSALAKANETIKHIDWFEVIETRGHVVNGAVAHFQVTLKIGFRVN